The genomic interval tCTGCCgttgttttctgtggtaatgaTAAGTAACGGTGATATTAAGATATCAGCGATATTTCTCAAAacattctcttcatcttcctcacacCTCGCCATCAATTCCTTCGTCCTTCATCCTTACGGGTAGAATAATTCACAAATAGGGATAACATGTGAGTATAGGCGTTTGATAAAGAGATTACTACTATGTTTAGGCTGACTGATTTCTAGTAGCTTTCTTTCTGTCCTTACCTCATCTGTACCCTTACCATCTTATTCACTTACTTTCCATCGCCAGGGTTCATGTTCAGGCAACGTAAAGGTCAGCGCGGGTCTCTCCAGCGGCTATTACACCTACGACACTGATATAGGCAAAGACGAACTCGTGCCGAAGCCTACCACAGGTGTGTCTCTGATTGCTCCTCACCTTTGCTGACTTTCACACAATTATTCCTGACTGAACGCACACATGACATGTCTAATGAAGCTTGTGCTGATAGTATGCATGTGTGCAAAGGTGTGTGGTGCCTGGACATGAAAAGACGAAGTATTATGAGCTTGACTCGATATTATGAACGCGAGTATATAATTAAACTCAAATGggtaaatactctctctctctctctctctctctctctctctctctctctctctctctctctctctctctctctctctctctctctctctctccctctctcacaatCAAGGAGGCAAATGTAGTCACGGAGGCTCGCAGGATGAGAGCTCCCTGCAGCCAGCACTAGGCGGCATCAACAAGGACACTCCCTACTCCTGCTTCTCGCCCCACCACGACCTCCACAAGCAGGCCGCGGAGCTCGCCGTGCTGGCCACCAAGCACTACCTCGACCAGGTCCTCAACGCCGTGGGTTTCGACAAGTACCGTCGCCTCTTTGACTTGTATCTCGGGTCTGCACTCTCTATCGTCGTTGACACTACCGGTAAGCCGTCAGCACTTTGAAACATTTCTGTATTCGCTAACGTTTCTGTGTTTTACTACGGATACTTTTGAATTTCAATAGGCTATAATGTACGTAGGTTAATAATGTTTCTAAtggtgttttcgtgattctattGGTAATCCATCAAGTAGTCtgattactcctcctcctttcctcctttttatcctcctcctcttcctgcgtcACCATCTTCTCCACAACTTTGCCTGTACaaacattcccttccttttatgtTTCCTCGTGACTCCTCAGTTCTCTCAGCGGCACTTCAAGGTTTGCTCCTCCCACAGGCTCAATGGGTGACGATATCAGTGCGGTGATATCGCAGGTGGAGGAAATCGTGAACAACTCCAGCCCAGAGAAGTACATCCTCTCACAATTCAATGACCCCGGTGAGTAGAGAACAGAGACCAGGGAAGGTGGAGACTCACTTAGCTTTCTTGGTTGAGATATGGTCCAGGAttgtttgtatttatcttcTGAATAAAATGTTTTCTTCAAGATCAATGTAGTCGTTCGGTGGAAGTTAAGAGTATAATTTCCGAACACAGCAGTGACagcaaggagagaaagtgatCGAGTAACTGCAGCTTTTTAATGTCCGTAGTTCTGTTCTTGCTCAGTAGGACTACATAAGATTACGTAAATtcttaaataataaagaaaagttacaTGACTATTATCAAGGGCAAGAGAGTTGAAAGATTAGTCACGACAAGTAGGATCATAACTTTGAGATGTAATGGAATGTGAATGCAGCATATTTTAATAATGCCATCTCATTTATCTGCTTTCCTTTTCATAACGAGTGTCTTCACCCTTTGACTGCTCCTAAGTGCTGCTCTTTTCCCTGAATTATTGTTTACTCAAAGAcacctttttacttcttttacagCCACAGTTAATCTTTAAACTgggaagaaattgcaaaatatattcTTAAAGACTTAAAGGACTTCACGCATTGCTTCTGATGTTGCTATTTGTTTCATGTCTctgtgaaaggtttgaaaaaagAGCCCCATTCCATCTTCCACAATCGCACTACTGACGTCCTCTATcaatcctctccttctcctaacTCCTCCCTCATGGCTCTGCTTCCTTGACAGACTGCGGGCCGGTGTTCGAGACCACGGATGGCGCCGAGTTTCTCATGGCTGTGAGGAATCTGACTGCGTTTGGTGGCGGAGATTATCCTGAGCTGTTTTGGTGTggtctgcaggtgtgtgtgtgtgtgtgtgtgtgtgtgtgtgtgtgtgtgtgtgtgtgtgtgtgtgtgtgtgtgtgtgtgtgtgtttatgcgggTGATAAGCGTTAGCCTACGTATATTTTCCTAATTATGAAACTATCTTTATCCAGTGTAATTTTAAGCCTATAAGTGTTTTAGGTACCTACTGCACATATATTCGCTGTACAACCACCGTCTTCAGATAAGATCATTCTAAATTCCAATATTGTTCTATCTGGgaaacatttctttctcttatttccttaaaATATCAAGGTGTCTTCAATTCATCTTGActcattcttgttcttccatCAACTCCCACACGATataaagaagaattagaataaaagaaagaaggaaagaaggaaaaaaacagggacATTCTTCGACACATTCAAGTCCCGCTACTAATTCATgtgtctactgtgtgtgtgtgtgtgtatgtgtgtgtgtgtgtgtgtgtgtgtgtgtgtgtgtgtgtgtgtgtgtgtgtgtgtgtgtgtgtgtgtgtgtgtgtgtgtgtgtgtgtgtgtgtgtgtgtgtgtgtgtgtgtgtgtgtgtgtgtgtgtgtgatcctttAATGTGCGCTTGCAGTTGGCCCTCGCTGAGACGCCGGACTACGGGGACGTGTTCTGTTTCACGGACGCTGTGGGCAAGGACGGGGAGAAGATGCCCGGCATCGTCAGCCAGGCACAGCGGCAGAACAacaaggtaaggaggaggaggaggaggaggaggaggaggaggaggaggaggaggaggaggaggaggaaaaagatcaagggaggaagaaagatcaagttttgttaatgtttatccaaatacaacttttttttttccccttttaaccAACGCGCAATCATACCCACTCATCCCttccaccccacacacacatacacacacacatgtacacctaCGCTTTACCCCAACCAGGTGACGATAATTCTAAGCGACATCATTGAAGACAAGAAGCGAAAAccgaagaagcaaaagaagagcaaaagcGTCGGGAAAAAGAAGCGACCCCGGACGGAGAAGGATCTGATCACGACAATTGATGACTTCCGCAGACTGACGGACGCCACGGGAGGCCTGCTCATCAGCGCCTCCAAGTTTGATGTCAGCGATATTGTGGGCATCATGGGCAGCGGCGTGGAGACTTCTACGGTAAGAATTATGATGTTACACCACACACTACTACCTACTCATCTCTGTGTTGGTGTGCTTCTTGTTTCTATGTAAATTCACTCGtacagaaatagtaatagtagcatagTGTATTTCAACTATAtgccagtcacacagtttttcTATCAGcgacactttcttttttttttttttttgtcagctaGTGTAAATGTTTGGTCAATTTGTCTCATTTCTGTCTCTCCGTGCTAATCGTCCCGCTCTATTCATTAAAAAATCACCCTTCTGTACCCCTAAACTCCATCCAGCGACTACAGTTCTTCAGTCCACCTTGCCCTTACGCTGTCTTGTAACCCGCTGTTCCCTCTTGTGTGCTTCAGGTCATGGTCGCGCACCAGGAAGGGTCTGGCATGACATCCGTGTCCTTTCCAGTCGATGACACAATCGTGGACTTTCAGCTTCGCCTGTCTGGAGAACTTAGCGCTGCAATTCTCACCGATTCTGGAAGTACGTCAGATCAAAACTatgccaacctaacctaaataaacTTActctaaccttaaccttaactaAACAAAATTACCTAACTGAACCTAATCTACTCTCACCTAAGCTGAAGTATTTTGACATCACAATATACCAATACGTTTCAAgccatttgtccctgactttgactaactcttttttatctttaaaggaactggcaatcaaggggacttttatttattttttttttttacttttcttgcccttggccggattctcctcttgcataaaaaaaaaaaaactacttgcTTTTCCTCAGTTATTTCTTCAGTTTATACCTCAGTACTTCCTGCTGTCTACTTCATGCACCCTCACTGTAGTCCTACGCTTATCAtgtttcactctttcctctcgAGTGTATCTCTTCACCATTGACTCTTTCACATCCTGTCCTTCTGTGCttcattctcatcctccttttcctcctcctcgtcctctttctgctcttccttcAATCCATTCATATCTactcttctcctgtactgtcctgtctctcttatctgtagccagttagaagtagttaccaaacagcctcgaaaggaccaacaggtctgttgttgtttggctttcctttgtattcctttgtatttctttgtactCAATCTTTaagaaatactctctctctctctctctctctctctctctctctctctctctctctctctctctctctctctctctcttagcacatACTCAAGGAAAGGAAATCTGCTGCTCATATTTCCTGAATTTGTCCAAGTCTTTATGTTAGCGccacctcttttccttcctcttctatctattttttcccttatttttcttccttctctttctcttctttatcttctacctcttcttttcGTTGTTGGTAATGGTTTTACTCctgttgttcttcattttttttctttttattcttcctcttctttttttttcttgtccttgtttttgttatttttctttttcttcttgtcctccttgttcttgttcttgtctagctatttatctcctcctcctcctcctcctcctacttcttcttcttcttcttcttcttcttcttcttcttcttcttcttcttcttcttcttcttcttcttcttcttcttcttcttcttcttctcctcctcctcctcctcctcctcctcctcctcctcctcctcctcctcctcctcctcctcctcctcctcctcctcctcttcctcctcctcctcctcctcttcttcttcttcttcttcttcttcttcttcttcctactcctccaactcctccacctccacctcctcctcctcctcctcctcctcctcctcctcctcctcctcaccaccaccaccaccaccaccaccaacacaaccctGAATACTCCTTCACTCCTGCCACAGAGACGGTCTACGACGTGATGAACTCGACGACCCTGGAGGTGGCGGGCGTGGAGCTcatcacctacaccacccacttCAAGGCGCTGCGATGGACGGGACCACTGCACGGAGAGTGGCGCCTGGACGCTTCCACACTCAACAATCTCACCGTCACAGTCCTCGCCACCTCCTCCCTCGACTTCTCGCCTCCTTCTCCCTGCTGGATGCCACGCCGCCCCACCCGCACTACAGACCCACGGAAGGCCAGCCGCTTATAAGTGAGTGGTAGTGAAGTGTTTGCTTTGAGTGTTTATGTAATGTTAGTGGAAGTATTAGGTTAAGGtgatctttctatctatttatctacat from Portunus trituberculatus isolate SZX2019 chromosome 47, ASM1759143v1, whole genome shotgun sequence carries:
- the LOC123498169 gene encoding von Willebrand factor A domain-containing protein 7-like, with protein sequence MWSRSLVALLVVGTLFGGAAAFLATSLNVSDPDVANILCANQEGIRRNIREFFLAFPPASNPGLYLPEDATLSQLFHFYYGSTASPTRFIKAVNSIATSNINTDSSYKLRYNPELHSDAERLNNTHNKLSERFPQILSSILIQESYSGARSLLGTSLHSIQDFYSHSTWIEKGNIAILSGLGLPGHSLGTLAGPSEDVCTPCPSPQGSCSGNVKVSAGLSSGYYTYDTDIGKDELVPKPTTALGGINKDTPYSCFSPHHDLHKQAAELAVLATKHYLDQVLNAVGFDKYRRLFDLYLGSALSIVVDTTGSMGDDISAVISQVEEIVNNSSPEKYILSQFNDPDCGPVFETTDGAEFLMAVRNLTAFGGGDYPELFWCGLQTPDYGDVFCFTDAVGKDGEKMPGIVSQAQRQNNKVTIILSDIIEDKKRKPKKQKKSKSVGKKKRPRTEKDLITTIDDFRRLTDATGGLLISASKFDVSDIVGIMGSGVETSTRLQFFSPPCPYAVL